Genomic window (Pirellulales bacterium):
CTTTTAGGCCGGGCCACGCCGCTGCGGAGCATGGTTGCCGGCGCATTTCAACCGGTTGAACTCAGATCGCCGGAAGCAATTGCGTTGACGTGCAGGCCATCGTGGCACCTCTACGCAATTACCCGGACAGAAGCCTCGCTGCAGCTCTAATTCAGCGAAGGATCGGGCGGGACGTGCTTTACCTTGATCGCTGACAGTAGCTGCCCTTGGGCCACTTGTTTCAGCGCGTGCTGCCACAGGTCTGTGTCGTCGCTGAAGACGTGTTCGGGCCTGGCCGGCATGGTGAGCCAGCCCCCTTGTTCCATCTCCGACTCGAGCTGGCCGGGGCCCCAACCGGCGTAGCCCACGAAGAAGCGAGCCTGGTAGGTTGGCTCGTCGACCAGGGTGGTGAGCTTGTCGGGTTCGCCGCAGAAGAAGAGGGCCGTCTCGAGGACTTCGATGTCGGCCAGTTGCGGTGTGATGTGGAGCGCCGTCAGCGGTCCCTGGCAGGGTCCACCCCAGCGGAGCAGATCGTCGCGCACGCAGCCGGTGTCGCGCACCTGTTCCCAGGCCTGCTTGATGGTAGCCGTGGTGGGGCGATTGAGCACGAGGCCCAGGGCGCCTTCGGACGAATGTTGCACCATCAGCACCACGGTCCGCAGGAAGTTCGGATCGAGCAGTTGGGGCGCGGCGATCAGTAGATGACCCTGCAGGGAACTCATACCCGGCATTTTACCGCCCGCCGGCAGCCGACTAAAGCGGCACCTGCCGGCCACCGGAGTTCGGTCTCTGACAAAGGCATCCCAAGTGTCCCAGAGGCGCCCCGGTGGTTCGACCACGCCGGACGACCGTGCCGACCGCGGTCGTCTCCTTCCGGGCAACCCGTCGCAGCACGAGCTAGCCTGGGTCGAGCATACGATCGAGTGCCACGAAGGAGGCAGTTAGCGCGGGGCGCGAGTCGCGGTAGGTCTGCCACCACTCGTCGAGGAGCGGAGCCACGCGCTGCGGTTCCGATTCGTGTACGTGCCAGGTTGACAATGCCAGGGCGAACATCTCCCAATCGGCGCGTGCGAGTTCCACGTCTTCGGCCGCCGCCAGCACCAGCGGCACGAGCGCGAGGCGCGCCGCGCGGTGCAGTCGCGCGGCGTGCAGGTGGTCGGCGTAGCGCGGCAGGTCGAGATTCAACTGCGCGACGAGCCACGACAGGCGCAGCACCTCGGGGAGCCGCGGTTCGGGGTTCGCCAACAGCGCCTCGAACGTCACGACGTTCGAACGAGGAAACGCCTCTCCGCCTCCTCCCAATGCAGGTTCGACGAGGATCACCTTCGCCTCCGGCGGCAAGAGCTCCGGTTCGGCCAGTCGCCGGATCGCGGCGAGCAGCCCAGGACCGCGCGCCTGCCACTGTTCGGTGAGGGGGCCGGCGCGCAACGACAGCTCTTCGTCGAGCTTGGGACGCCGTTCGTCGTAGGCGCGCCGGAGGGCGCCCAGGCAACCGGCGAGCGACTCGGCCGAGGCGTTCGCTTTCTCTCGACCGAGCAACCTGGTGAGCGCTAGCAGCGCCAGCTCGCGCGAGCTGGCCGTGTCCAGGCACAGGGGGGGAAGCTGCGCCAGAAAATCGCGCGGCGTGGCGCCGGCGGCTTCGATCGCGGCGCTCAGTTCGGCCAGGGGGATCGCGAGTGCCTGGGCGAGCGCTGGATCGACGAGCGACGCGCCTGTGGCGAGCGCCGCGCAGGCGTGCCAGCAGCTCGGCGCGCGGGGGGATTGCCAGTTCAGGCGGGTCGTCATGAGAGTCTCGACGCTAGGGGAAAAGCCGCTATCATTAACAGGCTATGAGCACTATTATCGGTTCGAACAAGCTGACGCTCGATACGGTCAAGTCCTGGTCGGCGCTCGATGCCTCGGAGTTGTACGAGGTGCAGCGCTGGGGCAAAGGATACTTTTCCGTCAACGACCTGGGCAACGTCTGCGTGCATCCGGAGAAGAATCCGCAGCGCGCGATCGATCTCAAGCAGTTGATCGATCACCTGCAGTTGCGCGGCATTCAGTTGCCGATCCTGATTCGCTTCGGCGATATCTTGAAGCATCGGCTGCAAGATATTCACGATGCCTTCCAGACGGCGATCGCGCAGAACGACTACCACGGCAAGTACGCCTGCGTTTACCCGATCAAGGTGAATCAGCAGCGCCAGGTGGTCGAAGAGGTGGTCGAGTTCGGCCGGCCGCTCGGCTTCGGGCTGGAGGCGGGCTCGAAGCCGGAGTTGCTGGCGGTGGTCGCCGTGGCATCGAACGACACGCCGATCATCTGCAACGGCTTCAAGGATGCCGAGTTCATCGAGATGGCGATGCTCGCGCAGAAGATCGGCCGCAACATCATCCCGGTCGTCGAGAAGTATACCGAGCTGGGATTGATTCTCGAGTATGCGGCGAAGGTAGGCGTGCGGCCGAAGATCGGCATGCGCGTCAAGCTGGCCACCGCCGGTGCTGGGCGTTGGAAGTCGTCGGGGGGGTTCCGCTCGAAGTTCGGGCTCACGGTGACCGAAATCCTGCGAGCGCTCGACGAGCTCAAGCAGCACGGCATGGAAGATTGCTTCAAGCTGCTCCACTTCCATCTCGGCAGCCAGGTGCCGAACATCCGCCACATCAAAGAGGCGCTCAACGAAGCAGCTCGCGTCTATGCCGAGCTCGCCCGGGCCGGCGCGGGGCTCGAGTA
Coding sequences:
- a CDS encoding YqgE/AlgH family protein, encoding MSSLQGHLLIAAPQLLDPNFLRTVVLMVQHSSEGALGLVLNRPTTATIKQAWEQVRDTGCVRDDLLRWGGPCQGPLTALHITPQLADIEVLETALFFCGEPDKLTTLVDEPTYQARFFVGYAGWGPGQLESEMEQGGWLTMPARPEHVFSDDTDLWQHALKQVAQGQLLSAIKVKHVPPDPSLN